One Streptomyces sp. ML-6 genomic region harbors:
- a CDS encoding amino acid adenylation domain-containing protein, with protein MMRPDPKWNETFAPFPDHVTVPDLIRAAVDRNPGAPAAGDAHGRTLTYRELDTASDRLATLLSSVGAGPGQYVALYSGRDVWAVVALVAVLKTGAAYVPIDPQWPRIRAERLLSELDVMCMVSGPGQQRAAQRLAATVASVRGVVCPGMPGEYTAGAAIDEPPLVDLFDYIAEDPDRLRAAGFNTRGTVAYELSDLEAYRQHVARLVCAGAPGRPSVLEIGCGSGELVDELSGAVGRYVAMDISPASVGRVLARHGEDRPWLEGVVGPAHRVGELVSGRFDTVVLSSVVQFFPDVEYLYSVLEQAAGLLLPGGRMVLGDLIDPDEEDHAGLALPRTAFRNIAEVLPAVSRVAVHNRDAEVLRGALRHRFDVELTVDDPESPARTRTFWSGADIDAQPARPPRTPPSPDSVAYVIFTSGSTGAPKGVTVQHRPLVNLMTWLRRVYGVGPHDRVLAVSSFCFDLSVFDVFGTLAAGGYVRVAGDAELREPDVLLDLLAGERITMWNSAPAMLGMITPFLKLRDDLDGAPLRLVLLSGDWIPLTLPGEVRAAFPGADVVALGGATECTVWSNHFLADEIDPAWPSVPYGVPMDNARYYVLDEELSQCPVDVPGDLYIGGECVALGYAGDPALTASKFLPDPWSPEPGARMYRTGDRARWWRNGLIEFLGRLDDQVKIRGHRIELGEVRSVLIRFDGVRDAVVLAVPRPGGKRLAAFYLADGVGERALRDFAARRLPGHLVPDDLVEVSSFPLTPVGKVDRAALAELVAGRKGRS; from the coding sequence ATGATGCGCCCGGACCCGAAATGGAACGAGACCTTCGCGCCGTTCCCCGACCATGTCACCGTCCCCGACCTGATCCGTGCGGCAGTCGACCGGAACCCCGGTGCCCCGGCGGCCGGCGACGCCCACGGGCGGACGCTCACGTACCGCGAACTCGACACCGCGTCCGACCGCCTGGCCACACTGCTGTCCTCCGTCGGGGCCGGCCCCGGGCAGTACGTGGCGCTGTACAGCGGACGTGACGTCTGGGCGGTGGTCGCCCTGGTCGCCGTCCTGAAGACGGGGGCGGCTTATGTGCCGATCGACCCCCAATGGCCGCGAATACGGGCGGAGCGGCTGCTGAGCGAACTCGACGTCATGTGCATGGTCTCGGGACCAGGACAGCAACGGGCCGCACAGCGCCTTGCCGCCACCGTGGCCTCGGTCCGCGGCGTGGTCTGCCCGGGAATGCCCGGTGAGTACACGGCCGGGGCCGCGATCGACGAACCGCCGCTGGTCGATCTGTTCGACTACATAGCGGAGGACCCGGACCGCCTCCGTGCCGCCGGGTTCAACACCCGCGGCACGGTCGCTTACGAACTCTCCGACCTGGAGGCGTACCGGCAGCACGTGGCACGACTGGTCTGCGCCGGTGCCCCCGGGCGCCCGTCGGTCCTGGAGATCGGCTGCGGCTCCGGCGAGCTCGTGGACGAGCTGTCCGGAGCCGTCGGCAGATATGTCGCCATGGACATCTCCCCGGCATCGGTGGGAAGAGTGCTGGCCCGCCACGGCGAGGACCGCCCGTGGCTGGAAGGTGTCGTCGGCCCGGCCCACCGGGTCGGTGAGTTGGTGAGCGGCCGGTTCGACACCGTGGTGCTGTCGAGCGTCGTCCAGTTCTTTCCCGACGTCGAGTACCTCTACAGCGTCCTGGAGCAGGCAGCCGGGCTGCTGCTGCCGGGCGGCCGGATGGTGCTGGGCGACCTGATCGATCCCGACGAGGAGGACCACGCGGGCCTGGCGCTGCCGCGCACCGCTTTCCGGAACATCGCCGAGGTGCTTCCGGCGGTGTCCCGGGTGGCCGTGCACAACAGGGACGCAGAGGTGCTGAGGGGCGCGCTGCGCCACCGCTTCGATGTCGAACTCACCGTGGACGACCCCGAATCCCCGGCCCGGACGCGGACGTTCTGGTCGGGAGCGGACATCGACGCCCAACCGGCACGGCCCCCGAGAACCCCGCCGTCACCGGACTCGGTCGCCTATGTCATCTTCACCTCCGGCTCCACGGGAGCACCCAAGGGCGTCACGGTGCAGCACCGCCCCCTGGTGAACCTCATGACGTGGTTGCGGCGCGTGTACGGGGTCGGGCCCCATGACCGGGTGCTCGCGGTCTCCTCGTTCTGTTTCGACCTGTCCGTGTTCGATGTGTTCGGCACCCTCGCCGCCGGTGGCTACGTACGGGTGGCGGGCGACGCGGAGCTGCGCGAACCGGATGTGCTCCTCGACCTCCTGGCCGGGGAGCGGATCACGATGTGGAACTCCGCCCCGGCGATGCTGGGCATGATCACGCCGTTCCTCAAGCTCCGCGACGACCTCGACGGCGCCCCGCTGCGGCTGGTGCTGCTGAGCGGGGACTGGATACCGCTGACACTGCCGGGCGAGGTCAGGGCCGCGTTTCCCGGCGCGGACGTGGTGGCGCTGGGAGGGGCGACGGAGTGCACGGTCTGGTCGAACCACTTCTTGGCCGACGAGATCGACCCGGCCTGGCCGAGCGTGCCCTACGGCGTTCCCATGGACAACGCGCGCTACTACGTCCTGGACGAGGAACTGTCGCAGTGCCCGGTGGATGTGCCCGGCGACCTCTACATCGGAGGCGAATGCGTGGCCCTGGGCTACGCGGGGGACCCCGCGCTGACCGCCTCCAAGTTCCTGCCCGACCCCTGGTCGCCGGAGCCGGGCGCGAGGATGTACCGGACCGGGGACCGGGCCAGGTGGTGGCGGAACGGCCTGATCGAGTTCCTCGGACGGCTCGACGACCAGGTCAAGATCCGCGGCCACCGGATCGAACTGGGGGAGGTGCGGAGCGTCCTGATCCGGTTCGACGGTGTACGGGACGCGGTGGTGCTGGCGGTGCCACGCCCGGGTGGGAAACGGCTTGCCGCGTTCTACCTCGCCGATGGCGTCGGCGAGCGGGCGTTGCGTGACTTCGCGGCACGCAGGCTTCCCGGCCACCTGGTGCCCGACGATCTCGTCGAGGTGTCCTCGTTCCCGTTGACCCCTGTGGGGAAAGTGGACCGGGCCGCGCTGGCGGAACTGGTCGCAGGCCGGAAAGGACGTTCATGA
- a CDS encoding phosphopantetheine-binding protein produces MTEQVEPDTGELTSMVHSAWETVLEHSDFDPDSDFFAVGGNSFLVAKVMADLSKQVGVRLPLRLFFATPTVHGIARAVAEQAGSRCR; encoded by the coding sequence ATGACCGAGCAAGTGGAACCGGACACCGGTGAACTGACGTCGATGGTGCACTCCGCCTGGGAGACAGTCCTCGAACACTCGGACTTCGACCCCGACTCCGACTTCTTCGCCGTCGGCGGCAACTCCTTCCTGGTGGCGAAGGTCATGGCCGACCTGTCGAAGCAGGTGGGGGTTCGCCTGCCCCTGCGTCTGTTCTTCGCCACTCCCACCGTCCACGGCATCGCGCGGGCTGTCGCGGAACAGGCGGGGAGCAGGTGTCGATGA